In the genome of Oceanispirochaeta sp. M1, one region contains:
- a CDS encoding (2Fe-2S)-binding protein, protein MSKIIVNGNEYIVSEEHESLTLLHYLRDVLDQTGTKNGCEEGTCGACTVLVDHKAVRSCRYKLSRAFDCEVTTIEGLLREDGSLHPVQQAFIDAGAVQCGFCTPGMIMQTLDLLHKNPEPDRETIRKALKGNLCRCTGYQSIVDAVELASKRMMTPHITRQYGQ, encoded by the coding sequence ATGAGTAAGATAATTGTAAATGGAAATGAATATATTGTCAGTGAGGAACATGAGTCTCTGACTCTTCTCCACTATTTGCGGGATGTTCTTGATCAGACGGGAACAAAGAATGGATGTGAAGAGGGTACCTGCGGAGCCTGCACGGTTCTAGTAGATCATAAGGCCGTTCGTTCATGCCGCTATAAGCTGAGCAGGGCCTTTGACTGTGAAGTTACCACAATTGAAGGGCTTCTCCGTGAAGACGGCAGCCTGCATCCTGTTCAGCAGGCATTTATCGATGCCGGTGCAGTGCAGTGCGGATTCTGTACCCCCGGAATGATCATGCAGACACTGGATCTGCTGCATAAAAATCCCGAACCCGACAGAGAGACTATCCGTAAGGCTCTAAAGGGAAATCTCTGCCGCTGTACGGGATATCAAAGTATTGTGGATGCTGTGGAACTGGCCTCAAAGAGGATGATGACTCCCCATATTACAAGGCAGTACGGGCAGTAA
- a CDS encoding ABC transporter ATP-binding protein, which produces MKLTIDKLKLTLGDFNLQCSLDLPSAKLTTLLGPSGCGKTSLLKSIAGLYSPGKGKIILGEKDITNLDPRFRKIGMVFQDYALFPHMNVQKNICYGMPHKGEKAHIRCAELLEMVELKGFEERRIEELSGGEKQRIALARALASEPELLLLDEPLSALDARLRKILRRQIKEIQKRTGITTVYVTHDQEEAMAISDLVVLMNGGRVIQTDSPEEIYRTPVNSFAGDFFGNANILSLEQSFSMLGKFDLHEIPSSVKGIKETIERDNPKLFFRPECCRVLGDEDSLKKDMELSCSGKLHYSEFGGDFHYMEIACGNQIIKIKSRDLSRRITGEKVRLAISLQDCLLLN; this is translated from the coding sequence ATGAAACTTACCATAGATAAGCTGAAACTGACTCTTGGAGATTTTAATCTCCAGTGTTCTCTGGATCTCCCCTCAGCTAAGCTGACCACACTGCTGGGGCCAAGCGGCTGCGGCAAGACAAGTCTGTTAAAATCCATTGCCGGATTATACAGTCCCGGAAAAGGAAAGATCATACTGGGTGAAAAAGATATAACGAATCTAGATCCCCGGTTCAGAAAAATTGGAATGGTTTTTCAGGATTATGCTTTATTCCCCCATATGAATGTTCAGAAAAACATCTGTTATGGGATGCCTCACAAGGGTGAAAAAGCCCATATCCGCTGTGCTGAACTTCTTGAGATGGTGGAATTGAAAGGCTTTGAAGAACGGAGAATAGAAGAGCTTTCAGGGGGAGAAAAACAGAGGATTGCTCTGGCAAGAGCCCTGGCTTCAGAGCCCGAGCTGCTTCTCCTTGATGAGCCCCTCAGCGCATTGGATGCACGACTCCGTAAAATCCTGAGAAGACAGATAAAAGAGATACAGAAACGTACCGGCATCACAACTGTCTATGTCACCCACGATCAGGAAGAGGCCATGGCCATATCGGATCTTGTTGTTCTGATGAACGGCGGCAGGGTGATACAGACAGACTCTCCCGAAGAGATTTACAGAACTCCCGTAAACAGTTTTGCCGGGGACTTTTTCGGCAATGCCAATATCCTTTCTCTGGAGCAGAGCTTCAGTATGCTTGGAAAATTTGATCTGCATGAAATTCCCTCATCAGTGAAAGGGATAAAAGAGACCATAGAGAGGGATAATCCAAAGCTCTTTTTCCGTCCTGAATGCTGCAGGGTTTTGGGAGATGAAGACAGTTTAAAAAAAGATATGGAACTCAGCTGCAGTGGAAAACTTCACTACAGTGAATTCGGGGGAGATTTTCACTATATGGAGATTGCCTGCGGGAATCAGATAATCAAGATAAAAAGCAGGGATCTAAGCAGACGGATAACTGGAGAGAAAGTCCGCCTGGCCATATCTTTACAGGATTGCCTCCTGCTGAACTGA
- a CDS encoding iron ABC transporter permease yields the protein MNRFKMMKEGLKRSGEIRLLPVIFFLFLTFYLPVTVLLLKGLQSEGGWTADWLAEIILSPYYRRIFIFTFGQALLSTVLSLILGLPGGWILSHLDFPGKKFLKALTTIPFILPSILVVLGFILFWGRQGVVNSVLMTLTGQDKPVLDILYSFKAILLAHVFYNFPIALRLIAAWWEGLGENQHQAARTLGASEGRIFSTITLPQLLPGMISAGSLIFLYCFMSFAVVLVLGGGPRYSTLEVEVYRLIKYSLDFGKGGALALVETAATLFLTWFYIRREGRNIHRESLIRSKMHWKDLRLRTKLFTAAYFVLILFIIFGPILTVMAQSFLVQTTRTGPVELSLRWYREILAAPGSLRGNNAHLLAQSMRNSLFLGFSTLILTLIIGSYTSWVLARFNFRFSGMVETVIMMPMGVSSVVLGMGYLWLLRGGRLGAVPPVLTIILAHTVIALPFVLRALTPAMKRIRQNLLDASRLMGAGGVRQFLSIELPLVKPGLITGGAFALAISLGEINATLILSDAGIPTIPIAILRLIGTYKFYSACALGTILILICLAAFILIDAFEGWEN from the coding sequence ATGAATCGATTCAAAATGATGAAAGAGGGACTTAAAAGATCGGGTGAGATACGTCTTCTGCCTGTAATTTTCTTCCTCTTTCTGACCTTCTACCTTCCGGTGACGGTTCTTCTACTAAAAGGACTGCAGTCGGAAGGCGGATGGACCGCCGACTGGCTGGCTGAGATTATCCTCAGCCCCTACTACAGGCGGATCTTTATCTTTACCTTCGGCCAGGCACTGCTGAGCACAGTCCTGTCTCTGATTCTGGGCCTGCCGGGGGGCTGGATACTTTCACACCTTGATTTTCCGGGAAAGAAATTCCTCAAAGCTTTGACAACGATTCCCTTTATACTGCCCTCAATTCTTGTGGTGCTGGGTTTCATCCTCTTCTGGGGACGTCAGGGTGTGGTCAATTCAGTACTTATGACACTCACAGGACAGGATAAACCTGTTCTGGATATTCTCTACTCTTTTAAAGCCATACTGCTGGCACATGTCTTTTACAACTTCCCCATTGCCCTGCGTCTTATTGCCGCCTGGTGGGAAGGTCTGGGAGAGAATCAGCACCAGGCCGCCAGAACTCTGGGAGCTTCTGAGGGGAGAATTTTTTCAACAATAACCCTGCCCCAGCTGCTCCCGGGGATGATCAGTGCGGGATCTCTGATCTTCCTCTACTGCTTTATGAGTTTTGCGGTAGTTCTTGTACTGGGAGGGGGCCCCCGTTACTCCACTCTAGAAGTGGAAGTATACAGACTGATTAAATACTCTCTTGATTTCGGTAAGGGCGGTGCACTTGCCCTTGTTGAAACAGCGGCGACCCTCTTTCTGACCTGGTTCTATATAAGAAGGGAGGGCAGAAACATTCACAGGGAGAGTCTGATACGCAGCAAGATGCACTGGAAGGATCTGCGCCTCAGGACAAAGCTTTTTACAGCCGCCTATTTTGTTCTGATCCTCTTTATCATCTTCGGACCGATTCTTACGGTAATGGCTCAGTCTTTTCTGGTTCAGACAACCAGAACCGGCCCGGTAGAACTCTCACTGCGCTGGTACAGAGAAATTCTGGCAGCACCGGGATCACTGAGAGGAAACAATGCCCACCTTCTGGCTCAGTCCATGAGAAACAGTCTCTTTCTGGGATTCTCCACACTCATTCTGACCCTGATCATCGGCTCCTATACATCCTGGGTTCTTGCGCGTTTCAACTTCCGCTTTTCCGGGATGGTTGAAACAGTGATCATGATGCCCATGGGGGTTTCATCGGTTGTTCTGGGAATGGGTTATCTCTGGCTCCTGCGGGGAGGCCGGCTGGGAGCAGTACCTCCGGTACTGACCATCATTCTTGCCCACACGGTTATTGCCCTCCCCTTTGTCCTGCGGGCTCTGACACCCGCCATGAAACGGATAAGACAGAACCTGCTGGACGCCTCCCGTCTTATGGGTGCCGGTGGAGTCAGGCAGTTTCTGAGTATTGAGCTGCCCCTGGTCAAGCCGGGACTCATTACAGGCGGCGCCTTCGCACTTGCAATTTCTCTTGGAGAAATCAATGCAACTCTGATCCTCTCAGATGCGGGAATCCCCACAATACCCATTGCCATTCTAAGGCTGATCGGAACATATAAATTCTACAGCGCCTGTGCTCTGGGAACCATTCTGATCCTGATATGCCTTGCTGCTTTTATCCTGATAGATGCCTTTGAAGGCTGGGAGAACTGA
- a CDS encoding thiamine ABC transporter substrate binding subunit has product MKKSIFILFFLMMTALLFAGGSQEKDQNNDSDSGHSEKAETAEENHQAEEKLLNIYCYDSFASEWGPGPALVENFTAATGIEVKLNAPGDTVTVLSKVILEKKNPAGDLLIGPDNNLLARVLAEDVLEAYEAPALSGVSKELIFDESNHLLPFDWGYFAICYDSEVLSNPPASLEDLTKAEYAKSLVLMDPRTSSPGMGFLLWTRAVYGDDYLEYWNRLAPSVLTVTESWSNGYGLFTSGEASLVLSYSTSPVYHKMWEETERYKALDFAEGNYLQVEGVGVIKGAAHPEAARMFIDYMLSAEGQAIIATNNIMMPAVSSTELPEAFDMAFISANPLLLDKEEIAAGEQEWVQSWVEKSGL; this is encoded by the coding sequence ATGAAAAAATCAATTTTTATCCTTTTTTTCCTCATGATGACTGCTTTGCTTTTTGCCGGCGGCAGTCAGGAGAAAGACCAGAACAATGACAGTGATTCAGGTCATAGTGAAAAAGCCGAAACGGCTGAAGAGAATCACCAGGCTGAGGAAAAATTACTTAATATTTACTGCTACGATTCCTTTGCATCTGAATGGGGACCGGGTCCGGCTCTGGTTGAAAACTTCACTGCCGCCACAGGTATCGAAGTGAAACTGAATGCCCCCGGCGATACGGTTACTGTGCTGAGTAAGGTAATCCTTGAGAAAAAAAATCCCGCAGGAGACCTCCTGATCGGACCCGATAACAACCTGCTTGCAAGAGTTCTGGCCGAAGATGTTCTTGAAGCATACGAAGCTCCGGCGCTGAGTGGTGTTTCCAAAGAGCTGATCTTTGATGAGTCAAATCATCTCCTCCCCTTTGACTGGGGATATTTCGCCATCTGCTATGACTCTGAAGTGCTGAGCAATCCTCCCGCCTCTCTTGAGGATCTGACAAAGGCTGAATATGCAAAATCACTGGTACTCATGGACCCCAGAACGTCCAGTCCCGGAATGGGATTTCTTCTCTGGACCCGTGCCGTTTATGGTGATGACTACCTGGAATACTGGAACAGACTTGCTCCTTCAGTTCTGACAGTTACCGAAAGCTGGAGCAACGGATACGGTCTTTTCACAAGTGGTGAGGCTTCCCTTGTGCTGAGTTATTCCACCTCTCCTGTCTACCACAAAATGTGGGAAGAGACTGAGCGTTACAAGGCTCTCGATTTTGCAGAAGGAAACTATCTTCAGGTTGAAGGTGTAGGTGTTATCAAGGGTGCAGCCCACCCCGAAGCAGCCCGCATGTTTATCGACTACATGCTCTCCGCCGAAGGACAGGCTATCATTGCAACAAACAATATCATGATGCCTGCTGTCAGCTCCACAGAGCTCCCCGAAGCCTTTGATATGGCCTTTATCTCTGCCAATCCCCTCCTTCTGGACAAGGAAGAGATTGCTGCAGGTGAACAAGAGTGGGTACAGTCATGGGTTGAGAAATCAGGACTCTGA
- a CDS encoding O-acetylhomoserine aminocarboxypropyltransferase/cysteine synthase family protein, which yields MPYSEIQNPSFETAALHAGQTIDATKSRGVPLHRTTAYLFDSAEHAQNLFALKELGNIYTRLGNPTQGVLEERVAALERGAAALALASGTNAIFYSIINICAAGDEVVSSSNLYGGTHTMFNEILPGFGIKVHLVDPKDPEAIRAAVNDKTRVLYTETIGNPSLDVADLETFSAISKEYEIPLVVDSTFTTPYLLRPIEHGAHIVIHSLTKWIGGHGTAIGGIVVDSGTFNWQNPKFSQFNEPDGGYHGLRFASDLGDLNPLAFILRMRTVPLRNLGGAISPDNCWMFLQGIETLAIRMERHSENAMAVAEFLEAHPDVAWVRYPGLKSDPGHTMAVKYLKRGFGGMVVFGVKEGREAGQRFIEKLNLFSHVANVGDAKSLAIHPASTTHSQLSEEHLSAAGISGDLIRLSIGIENIKDIKADINQALK from the coding sequence ATGCCATATTCAGAAATACAAAATCCTTCTTTTGAAACTGCGGCGCTCCACGCCGGACAGACCATTGATGCTACAAAGTCCAGAGGAGTACCCCTGCACAGAACGACTGCCTATCTCTTTGATTCGGCAGAACATGCACAGAACCTTTTTGCCCTGAAAGAGCTGGGCAATATCTATACCCGTCTGGGAAATCCTACTCAGGGAGTTCTGGAGGAGAGAGTTGCTGCCCTGGAAAGAGGTGCTGCGGCACTGGCGCTGGCCTCAGGAACCAATGCAATTTTCTACTCAATCATTAACATATGCGCCGCAGGAGATGAAGTTGTTTCCAGCAGCAATCTCTACGGCGGAACACATACCATGTTCAATGAGATCCTCCCGGGATTCGGTATCAAAGTCCATCTTGTGGACCCTAAAGATCCGGAGGCCATTAGAGCAGCGGTCAATGATAAAACAAGGGTCCTTTATACAGAAACGATTGGAAACCCATCCCTCGATGTGGCTGATCTTGAAACCTTCTCGGCTATTTCCAAAGAATATGAAATACCTCTTGTTGTGGATTCAACATTTACCACCCCCTACCTGCTTCGTCCCATTGAGCATGGTGCCCATATCGTTATCCATTCACTGACAAAATGGATAGGCGGACATGGAACTGCCATAGGTGGAATTGTAGTTGATTCAGGAACCTTCAACTGGCAGAATCCCAAGTTTTCACAGTTTAATGAACCTGATGGAGGCTACCATGGACTGCGTTTTGCCAGTGATCTGGGAGATCTCAACCCCTTAGCTTTTATTCTGAGGATGCGTACTGTCCCCCTTAGAAATCTTGGTGGTGCCATATCTCCGGATAACTGCTGGATGTTCCTGCAGGGTATCGAAACCCTGGCCATCCGTATGGAAAGACATTCTGAAAATGCTATGGCTGTAGCAGAATTCCTGGAAGCTCACCCCGACGTTGCCTGGGTACGCTATCCCGGGCTCAAGTCTGATCCCGGTCACACCATGGCAGTAAAATACCTGAAGCGCGGCTTTGGGGGCATGGTGGTATTCGGTGTAAAAGAAGGGAGAGAAGCAGGTCAGAGATTTATCGAAAAACTGAATCTTTTTTCCCATGTGGCCAATGTGGGTGATGCCAAAAGCCTGGCAATTCACCCTGCCTCCACTACCCACTCTCAGCTCTCTGAGGAACATCTATCAGCGGCGGGAATTTCAGGAGATCTGATCCGTCTTTCCATAGGAATAGAGAATATTAAAGATATTAAAGCGGATATAAATCAGGCTCTGAAATAG
- the cysK gene encoding cysteine synthase A codes for MRIAENITELVGKTPLVRLNKTGKDADILLKLEFFNPLGSIKDRIGKNMIESAEKSGKLKAGTTLIEPTSGNTGIALAYICAQRGYKLILTMPDTMSIERRKLLQIFGAELVLTPGSGGMKAAIDKAEELHGEINDSLILQQFANPANPEIHRLTTAEEIWEATDGKVDIIVAAVGTGGTITGLSEALKQKNPDLKSYAVEPVGSPVLSGGTAGPHKIQGIGAGFIPEVLNTDAYDGVIQVSSSEAGERSRRLAKEEGILVGISAGANVRAAEMLADRTENKGKMIVTIGCDTGERYLSTWLFEDI; via the coding sequence ATGAGAATAGCAGAGAATATTACAGAACTGGTTGGGAAAACTCCTCTGGTGAGATTGAACAAGACAGGAAAGGATGCTGACATCCTCCTTAAACTTGAGTTTTTCAATCCCCTTGGAAGTATAAAAGACAGAATCGGTAAAAACATGATTGAGTCCGCAGAAAAGAGTGGAAAGCTCAAGGCGGGAACAACTCTTATCGAACCCACAAGCGGGAACACTGGTATCGCCCTGGCCTATATATGTGCACAGAGAGGATACAAGCTTATCCTTACCATGCCGGACACAATGAGTATAGAACGTAGAAAACTGCTCCAGATTTTCGGAGCAGAACTGGTCCTTACCCCCGGAAGCGGCGGAATGAAGGCTGCCATTGATAAAGCGGAAGAACTGCATGGTGAGATCAATGATTCACTGATCCTGCAGCAGTTTGCCAATCCGGCAAACCCCGAGATTCACAGACTGACAACAGCAGAAGAAATCTGGGAAGCTACTGATGGAAAAGTAGATATTATCGTCGCCGCTGTAGGAACTGGCGGAACCATTACAGGACTAAGTGAGGCTCTCAAACAGAAAAACCCTGATTTGAAATCTTACGCCGTAGAACCCGTAGGATCTCCTGTCCTTTCAGGTGGAACTGCAGGGCCCCATAAAATCCAGGGAATAGGTGCAGGATTCATTCCGGAAGTCCTGAACACAGATGCCTATGATGGAGTCATACAGGTTTCCTCGTCTGAAGCCGGAGAGAGATCAAGACGCCTGGCTAAAGAGGAGGGTATCCTGGTAGGGATTTCTGCCGGAGCCAATGTCCGGGCAGCAGAGATGCTGGCAGACAGAACGGAAAACAAGGGTAAAATGATTGTGACCATCGGATGTGATACAGGTGAACGCTATCTCAGTACCTGGCTTTTTGAAGACATTTAG
- a CDS encoding Rrf2 family transcriptional regulator → MKLSTKSRYAVRLMINLAWNYKQGPSQLNEIARKEEISEKYLSQIVINLRAAGLIRSVRGAHGGYLLTQNPALTTLKEIVEVMEGGLDIVDCLTDEDNCGRSGQCLTRNVWNKVSQAIKDTLADINLADLSKQVNKSNVPMYFI, encoded by the coding sequence ATGAAATTATCAACAAAATCCAGATATGCCGTAAGGCTTATGATCAATCTTGCCTGGAATTATAAACAGGGTCCGTCTCAGTTAAACGAGATTGCCAGGAAAGAAGAGATTTCAGAAAAATATCTGAGCCAGATTGTAATAAACCTGAGAGCTGCCGGACTGATACGTTCAGTAAGAGGTGCCCACGGGGGATACCTGCTGACACAGAATCCGGCACTGACAACCCTGAAGGAAATTGTAGAAGTCATGGAGGGCGGTCTGGATATTGTGGACTGTCTTACTGATGAGGATAACTGCGGTCGTTCAGGACAATGCCTTACACGCAATGTATGGAACAAGGTAAGTCAGGCGATTAAAGATACCCTTGCAGACATAAACCTGGCCGATCTGTCAAAACAGGTCAATAAAAGCAATGTGCCAATGTATTTTATCTAG
- a CDS encoding MarR family winged helix-turn-helix transcriptional regulator — MFQLDNCVYYLATLGLKQVTESYNQILKDYGATRVQWIALYYIEKSDELRQSELAALMHAKETTIARLTGRLVKNGLIERKIDPKDRRAVKLFCTEEGHSMYSKLLPVCNAFYNKIIQDIPQEELDVFRSVLDRLVVNSLDTD; from the coding sequence ATGTTTCAGCTTGATAATTGCGTTTATTACCTGGCCACACTCGGTCTCAAACAGGTAACAGAGAGCTATAATCAGATTTTAAAAGACTATGGTGCAACTCGGGTTCAGTGGATAGCACTTTATTATATTGAGAAATCCGATGAACTGAGACAATCAGAGCTTGCCGCGCTGATGCATGCCAAGGAAACAACAATTGCCAGACTCACTGGCCGTTTGGTGAAAAACGGTTTGATAGAGCGTAAAATTGATCCTAAAGACCGCCGGGCGGTTAAACTCTTCTGCACAGAAGAGGGGCACAGCATGTATTCTAAACTGCTCCCTGTATGTAACGCCTTCTACAATAAAATTATTCAGGACATCCCACAGGAAGAGCTTGATGTATTCCGTTCCGTCCTGGATCGGCTTGTAGTTAACAGCTTAGACACTGATTAA
- a CDS encoding EAL domain-containing protein: MSGKLVFSEKKDTTDTTNLKKSWKILVVDDDPDVHEATEFALKGEVVLGRKLQFIHANSGKECLDILDRNLDSAVIIMDAVMETRDSGLQAVRVIREDRQMHQIRIILRTGQPGDVPELDTIHLYDINDYKTKSELTRNRLLTSIITAIRSFSQLQTIADGKLGMERIIESSRFLRPDMSLNDFSIEALKRTSDLYGFLNKGLFCRCSIGSADFEIIAYQEGSQVFLQSGESPVVLEDGMEKAILDTFRTRRSRYLKDSNSLYFDDSAEYAYVLYLQSDHSLEDDIPLLNVFTSHLSLIMQNFRLYHRMERLAYEDMSLGIPNLSALMRKIESVRTESKVLHLLDINQFGILNDLLGHNYGDLVLASVVKRLTDSFPPGSFIARVSGDVFGVVAGEFPFENLQRFFALPIPVGEGVQQLSMNVGIVVLNDESLSGSDYLKNAHIALKRAKSEGIGRSVLYNPSIGLETRERIRLLQNLRTAFTHEQMFLMYQPQVSLDDGRAIGFEALIRWKTKDGKFIPPSRFIPLAEQGGLIIPMGTWVMRMAMHALSDLNSSGYRDLHMAINVSAIQLRDPDFIVHLKESLKDTGIDPAGVELEITESVALLGADRVISLFKEIKTLGVSLAIDDFGTGYSSLSSIDSWPADRLKIDRAFISSLGSMEPGGRIVDLVIPLGKKLGMKVLAEGIETEDEAQKLKDLGCPEGQGYLYGRPMVYDDVLKWLKENIKR, translated from the coding sequence ATGTCTGGAAAACTTGTTTTCAGTGAAAAAAAAGATACTACGGATACAACTAATCTCAAAAAAAGTTGGAAAATCCTTGTGGTTGACGATGATCCGGATGTTCATGAAGCTACAGAATTTGCCCTTAAGGGTGAAGTCGTCTTAGGCAGGAAACTTCAGTTTATACACGCAAACTCCGGAAAAGAATGTCTTGATATTCTGGATAGGAACCTTGACTCGGCTGTAATTATTATGGATGCGGTTATGGAAACCAGAGATTCAGGACTGCAGGCGGTCAGGGTCATCAGGGAAGATCGGCAGATGCACCAGATCCGAATCATTCTCCGCACAGGTCAGCCGGGGGATGTTCCCGAGCTGGATACAATTCATCTATACGATATAAATGATTATAAGACTAAAAGCGAGCTTACCAGAAACAGACTTCTCACATCTATTATCACCGCGATCCGTTCTTTCAGTCAGCTTCAGACTATTGCTGACGGGAAGCTCGGAATGGAACGTATCATAGAATCCAGCCGTTTTCTGCGGCCTGATATGAGTCTCAATGATTTTTCTATTGAAGCGCTGAAAAGAACTTCAGATCTGTATGGTTTTCTTAACAAAGGCCTTTTCTGCCGCTGTTCCATTGGGAGTGCAGACTTTGAAATCATTGCATATCAGGAGGGTTCTCAGGTCTTCCTGCAAAGCGGGGAATCTCCTGTTGTTTTAGAAGATGGAATGGAAAAGGCAATTCTGGATACTTTTCGAACCCGAAGATCAAGATATTTAAAGGACTCAAACAGTCTCTATTTTGACGATTCAGCAGAATACGCTTATGTGCTCTATCTGCAGAGTGATCATTCACTTGAGGATGATATCCCCCTGCTGAATGTATTCACATCTCACCTGTCTCTGATAATGCAGAATTTCCGGCTCTATCACAGAATGGAGCGTCTGGCTTATGAAGATATGAGTCTCGGGATTCCGAATCTCAGTGCTCTGATGCGCAAAATTGAATCTGTCAGAACTGAGTCGAAGGTACTCCACCTTCTGGATATAAATCAGTTCGGAATTCTGAATGATCTTCTTGGTCATAATTATGGAGATCTTGTTCTGGCTTCGGTGGTCAAACGACTTACAGACTCCTTTCCTCCCGGCTCTTTTATTGCCAGAGTATCGGGGGATGTATTTGGAGTTGTCGCCGGAGAATTTCCTTTCGAAAACCTGCAGAGATTCTTTGCTTTGCCCATTCCCGTAGGAGAGGGTGTACAGCAGCTCTCCATGAATGTCGGAATTGTAGTCCTCAATGATGAGAGTCTCAGTGGTTCTGATTATCTGAAAAATGCCCATATAGCACTTAAAAGAGCTAAAAGCGAAGGGATTGGCCGCTCTGTTCTTTATAATCCATCCATCGGTCTTGAGACGAGAGAGAGGATAAGGCTTCTTCAGAATCTTCGTACAGCATTTACCCATGAACAGATGTTCCTGATGTACCAGCCTCAGGTTTCATTAGATGACGGTAGAGCTATCGGGTTTGAGGCATTGATACGCTGGAAAACCAAGGATGGAAAATTTATTCCACCATCAAGATTTATCCCACTGGCAGAACAGGGTGGTTTAATTATCCCCATGGGGACATGGGTCATGAGAATGGCTATGCATGCTCTTTCAGACCTGAACAGCAGTGGATATAGGGACCTGCATATGGCTATCAATGTTTCGGCAATACAGCTCCGGGACCCTGACTTTATTGTTCATCTAAAAGAGTCGTTGAAAGATACAGGAATTGATCCTGCCGGAGTCGAACTTGAAATTACAGAATCTGTTGCTCTCCTGGGTGCCGATCGAGTCATCTCACTGTTTAAGGAGATTAAAACTCTGGGTGTATCCCTGGCAATTGATGACTTCGGAACAGGTTATTCGTCTCTTTCTTCCATCGACAGCTGGCCGGCCGACAGGTTGAAAATCGATAGAGCTTTTATCAGCAGTCTGGGATCAATGGAACCTGGAGGACGTATAGTCGATCTTGTTATTCCTCTTGGGAAAAAGCTTGGTATGAAAGTGCTGGCCGAAGGTATTGAGACCGAAGATGAGGCTCAAAAGCTGAAGGATCTGGGATGTCCTGAAGGACAGGGTTATCTTTACGGAAGGCCAATGGTTTATGATGATGTTTTGAAGTGGTTGAAGGAAAATATAAAAAGATGA
- a CDS encoding ABC transporter substrate-binding protein, whose translation MTRRLRAAALAGFYFIFLISCSEKEPYVFGFVSSLSGPNSDLGAAGRNGVLLAVEEYNDKGGIHGRQIEIVIKDHQMDSAQLSHISGVFADAGIEIVIGPFTSEMTKAILPIADAGDLIILSPTASSKEFLNLDDNLIRLNSSTLENTQYYADFLIKEAALMSCAVLYDNQNESFTKSWLNDFTRNYEKLGGRIVIAKYFNAQLDTDFTPELESVLNSGAETLLIIGNSIDSATLIQQLRHIDHTFPVTVSEWAGTKQFIELGGKAVEGAIVLQSFNPFDESESYRQFYNRYLERFQSEPTFAAIMSHDACHVLFQALNLRIDEQTIKTAIIENGPYEGIQETIVINSFGDTKRKAVFSVVKNGQFRKIE comes from the coding sequence ATGACCAGGCGTTTGAGAGCTGCCGCTCTGGCCGGTTTCTATTTTATATTTTTAATCTCCTGTTCTGAAAAAGAACCCTATGTTTTTGGTTTTGTCAGCAGTCTGAGCGGACCGAATTCGGATTTGGGTGCAGCAGGAAGAAACGGTGTCCTCCTTGCTGTTGAAGAGTACAATGATAAGGGCGGAATCCATGGTAGACAGATCGAGATTGTCATCAAAGATCATCAGATGGATTCAGCACAGCTGTCACATATCAGCGGAGTTTTTGCAGATGCAGGTATAGAGATTGTAATCGGCCCTTTTACATCAGAGATGACCAAAGCGATACTTCCAATAGCCGATGCCGGTGATCTGATAATACTATCTCCCACAGCTTCTTCAAAAGAGTTTTTAAACCTGGATGATAATCTTATCAGACTGAATTCCTCTACCCTGGAAAATACACAGTATTATGCTGATTTTCTGATTAAAGAGGCTGCTCTAATGAGCTGTGCAGTTCTGTATGATAATCAGAATGAGTCCTTCACAAAAAGCTGGCTGAATGATTTTACCCGGAATTATGAGAAATTGGGCGGGAGGATCGTTATAGCAAAATATTTTAATGCCCAGTTGGATACAGATTTCACTCCGGAATTGGAATCAGTCCTTAATTCTGGTGCCGAGACTCTTTTGATTATTGGAAATTCAATTGATTCTGCCACCCTGATTCAGCAACTGAGGCACATCGATCATACTTTTCCTGTCACTGTCTCTGAATGGGCCGGGACAAAGCAGTTTATAGAACTCGGCGGCAAGGCGGTAGAAGGGGCCATTGTACTTCAGTCATTTAATCCATTTGACGAGTCAGAGTCATATAGACAATTTTATAATAGATACCTTGAGCGTTTTCAAAGTGAACCGACTTTTGCAGCTATCATGAGTCACGATGCCTGCCATGTCCTTTTTCAGGCATTGAATTTAAGAATAGATGAACAGACTATTAAAACCGCAATAATTGAAAATGGTCCTTATGAAGGAATCCAGGAAACTATAGTGATAAACAGTTTTGGCGATACAAAACGCAAGGCTGTCTTTTCAGTTGTAAAGAATGGACAATTCAGGAAGATTGAGTGA